A single genomic interval of Homo sapiens chromosome 7, GRCh38.p14 Primary Assembly harbors:
- the PRPS1L1 gene encoding ribose-phosphate pyrophosphokinase 3 (non-AUG (ACG) translation initiation codon) has translation MPNIKIFSGSSHQDLSQKIADRLGLELGKVVTKKFSNQETCVEIDESVRGEDVYIVQSGCGEINDSLMELLIMINACKIASASRVTAVIPCFPYARQDKKDKSRSPISAKLVANMLSIAGADHIITMDLHASQIQGFFDIPVDNLYAEPTVLKWIRENIPEWKNCIIVSPDAGGAKRVTSIADQLNVDFALIHKERKKANEVDCIVLVGDVNDRVAILVDDMADTCVTICLAADKLLSAGATRVYAILTHGIFSGPAISRINTACFEAVVVTNTIPQDEKMKHCSKIRVIDISMILAEAIRRTHNGESVSYLFSHVPL, from the coding sequence ACGCCGAATATCAAAATCTTCAGCGGCAGCTCCCACCAGGACTTATCCCAGAAAATTGCTGACCGCCTGGGCCTGGAGCTAGGCAAGGTGGTGACTAAGAAATTCAGCAACCAGGAGACCTGCGTGGAAATTGATGAGAGTGTGCGTGGAGAGGATGTCTACATCGTTCAGAGTGGTTGTGGCGAAATCAACGACAGTCTAATGGAGCTTTTGATCATGATTAATGCCTGCAAGATTGCTTCAGCTAGCCGAGTTACTGCAGTCATCCCATGCTTCCCTTATGCCCGACAGGATAAGAAGGATAAGAGCCGGTCCCCAATCTCTGCCAAGCTTGTTGCAAATATGCTCTCTATAGCAGGTGCGGATCATATCATCACCATGGACCTACATGCTTCTCAAATTCAGGGCTTTTTTGATATCCCAGTAGACAACTTGTATGCAGAGCCAACTGTCCTGAAGTGGATAAGGGAGAATATCCCTGAGTGGAAGAACTGCATTATTGTCTCGCCAGATGCTGGTGGAGCTAAAAGAGTGACCTCCATTGCAGACCAGTTGAATGTGGACTTTGCTTTGATTCATAAAGAACGGAAGAAGGCCAATGAAGTGGACTGCATAGTGCTAGTGGGAGATGTGAATGATCGTGTGGCTATCCTTGTAGATGACATGGCAGACACTTGTGTTACAATCTGCCTCGCAGCTGACAAACTTCTCTCAGCTGGAGCAACCAGAGTTTATGCTATCTTGACTCATGGAATCTTTTCTGGCCCAGCCATTTCTCGCATCAACACTGCATGCTTTGAAGCAGTGGTAGTCACCAATACCATACCTCAAGATGAGAAGATGAAGCATTGCTCCAAAATACGAGTAATTGACATCTCCATGATCCTTGCAGAAGCCATAAGGAGAACTCATAATGGGGAATCTGTTTCCTACCTGTTCAGCCATGTTCCTTTATAA